One stretch of Pseudomonas azotoformans DNA includes these proteins:
- a CDS encoding GlxA family transcriptional regulator: MQAKDFFHLASLRYGKQQGLGLTPGFETRLVSPDGQSVCSFSDVIMPVDGGLEDADIIVLPAFWDDFDTLCTRYPQVLPWLREQHARGAVLCGEATGVFWLAEASLLDGKEATTYWRFFNAFSERFPKVQLNQDKHLTDADNLYCAGGTTSACDLYIYLIERFCGANIAQAVARDILYEVQRSYSPGRIGFGGQKLHQDVIILQIQHWLEEHFADKFRFEDVAREHGMSIRNFMRRFQTATGDKPLHYLQRLRIETAKGLLSGSRKSIKTISYEVGYDDASFFARLFRQHTELSPNQYRQQFQQAA; the protein is encoded by the coding sequence ATGCAAGCCAAGGATTTCTTCCACCTCGCCAGCCTGCGTTACGGCAAGCAACAAGGCCTGGGCCTGACGCCCGGGTTTGAAACACGCCTGGTCAGCCCCGATGGACAATCGGTGTGCAGTTTCAGTGATGTGATCATGCCGGTGGACGGCGGCCTTGAAGACGCCGACATCATTGTGCTGCCGGCCTTCTGGGATGACTTCGACACCTTGTGCACCCGCTACCCGCAAGTGTTGCCGTGGCTGCGCGAACAGCACGCACGCGGCGCAGTGTTATGCGGCGAAGCCACCGGGGTGTTCTGGCTGGCCGAAGCCAGCCTGCTTGATGGCAAGGAAGCGACCACCTACTGGCGCTTCTTCAATGCCTTCAGCGAACGCTTCCCCAAGGTCCAGCTCAACCAGGACAAGCACCTCACCGACGCCGACAATCTGTATTGCGCCGGCGGCACTACCTCGGCGTGCGACCTCTACATCTACCTGATCGAACGCTTCTGCGGCGCCAACATCGCCCAAGCCGTAGCCCGCGACATTCTTTACGAAGTGCAGCGCAGCTATTCGCCGGGACGTATCGGGTTTGGTGGGCAGAAGCTGCACCAGGACGTGATCATCCTGCAGATCCAGCACTGGCTCGAAGAGCATTTCGCCGACAAGTTCCGCTTCGAAGACGTCGCCCGGGAACACGGCATGAGCATCCGCAACTTCATGCGCCGCTTCCAGACCGCCACCGGCGACAAGCCGCTGCATTACCTGCAACGCCTGCGGATCGAGACGGCCAAAGGCCTGCTCTCGGGCAGCCGCAAGAGCATCAAGACCATCAGTTATGAGGTGGGTTACGACGATGCGAGTTTCTTTGCGCGGTTGTTCAGGCAACACACGGAGCTGTCACCGAACCAGTACCGCCAACAGTTCCAACAGGCTGCGTAA
- a CDS encoding acyl-CoA dehydrogenase family protein → MIPSTLFSPEHELFRESVRTFLEKDAAPFHGQWEKQGYIDRNLWSKAGEAGMLCSHLPEEYGGLGADFLYSAVVIEEISRLGLTGIGFSLHSDIVAPYILHYGSEALKHKYLPKLISGEMVTAIAMTEPGAGSDLQGVKTTAVLDGDEYVINGSKTFITNGYLAELVIVVAKTDPKAGAKGTSLFLVEADTPGFDKGKRLEKVGMKAQDTSELFFQDVRVPKENLLGQAGMGFAYLMQELPQERLTVAIGALSSAEAALEWTLEYTRERKAFGKAIADFQNTRFKLAEMATEIQIGRVFVDKCMALHLEGKLDVPTAAMAKYWATDLQCKVLDECVQLHGGYGFMWEYPIARAWADARVQRIYAGTNEIMKEIIARAL, encoded by the coding sequence ATGATTCCCAGCACCTTGTTCAGCCCGGAACACGAACTCTTCCGCGAGAGCGTGCGCACCTTCCTCGAAAAGGACGCCGCGCCGTTCCATGGGCAATGGGAGAAACAGGGCTATATCGATCGCAATTTGTGGAGCAAGGCGGGGGAGGCGGGCATGTTGTGTTCTCACCTGCCGGAGGAATATGGCGGGCTGGGTGCGGACTTTCTATACAGCGCGGTGGTAATCGAAGAGATCAGCCGGCTGGGCCTGACCGGCATCGGTTTTTCCCTGCATTCGGACATTGTTGCGCCTTACATCCTGCATTACGGCAGTGAAGCGCTGAAACACAAATACCTGCCCAAGTTGATCTCCGGCGAGATGGTCACGGCGATTGCCATGACCGAGCCGGGGGCTGGTTCCGACCTGCAAGGTGTGAAGACCACCGCGGTGCTGGACGGCGATGAGTATGTGATCAACGGCTCCAAGACCTTTATCACCAATGGTTACCTGGCCGAGCTGGTGATCGTGGTCGCCAAGACCGATCCCAAGGCCGGCGCCAAGGGCACCAGCCTGTTCCTGGTGGAGGCCGACACGCCGGGCTTCGACAAGGGCAAGCGCCTGGAGAAGGTCGGCATGAAGGCCCAGGACACCTCGGAGCTGTTCTTCCAGGATGTGCGGGTGCCCAAGGAAAACCTGCTGGGCCAGGCTGGCATGGGCTTCGCCTACTTGATGCAGGAGCTGCCTCAGGAACGGCTGACCGTGGCGATTGGCGCCTTGTCGTCAGCTGAGGCGGCGCTTGAGTGGACCTTGGAATACACCCGCGAGCGCAAGGCGTTCGGCAAGGCGATTGCGGATTTCCAGAACACCCGCTTCAAGCTGGCGGAGATGGCCACCGAGATTCAGATCGGCCGCGTATTTGTCGACAAGTGCATGGCGTTGCACCTGGAAGGCAAACTGGACGTGCCCACGGCGGCGATGGCCAAGTACTGGGCCACGGACCTGCAATGCAAGGTGCTCGATGAGTGCGTGCAGTTGCATGGCGGCTACGGTTTCATGTGGGAGTACCCGATCGCACGGGCGTGGGCGGATGCGCGGGTGCAGCGGATTTATGCGGGGACCAACGAGATCATGAAGGAGATCATTGCGCGGGCGCTTTGA
- a CDS encoding NADP(H)-dependent aldo-keto reductase, with translation MDYRQLGRTDLNVSAIALGTMTWGEQNSEAEAFAQIERAKGAGINFLDTAEMYPVPPKADTYATTERYIGNYFKSRGDRADWILASKIAGPGNTIDYIRDGHLRHNRKHIVEALDASLKRLQTDWIDLYQLHWPERSTNFFGQLSYKHKDEDNLTPLEETLEALDEQVKAGKIRHIGLSNETPWGTMKFLALAEARGWPRAVSIQNPYNLLNRSFEVGLAEVAIREQCGLLAYSPLAFGMLSGKYENGARPAKARLTEYSRFSRYFNPQSEAACSRYVALAREHGLDPAQMALAFVTQQPFVTSNIIGATSLEQLDSNIASADLKLSKEVLEGIEAIQKDHPNPAP, from the coding sequence ATGGATTATCGACAGCTGGGCCGTACGGATCTGAACGTGAGCGCGATAGCCTTGGGCACCATGACCTGGGGCGAGCAGAACAGCGAGGCAGAGGCCTTCGCGCAGATCGAGCGAGCCAAAGGCGCGGGGATCAACTTCCTCGACACCGCCGAAATGTACCCGGTGCCACCCAAGGCCGACACCTATGCCACCACCGAACGCTACATCGGTAATTACTTCAAGAGCCGTGGCGACCGCGCCGACTGGATCCTCGCCAGCAAGATCGCCGGCCCCGGCAACACCATCGACTACATCCGCGACGGCCACCTGCGCCACAACCGCAAGCACATCGTCGAAGCCCTGGATGCCAGCCTCAAACGCCTGCAGACCGACTGGATCGACCTCTACCAGTTGCATTGGCCGGAGCGCAGCACCAACTTTTTCGGCCAACTGAGCTACAAGCACAAGGACGAAGACAACCTCACCCCGCTGGAGGAAACCCTCGAAGCGCTGGACGAGCAAGTGAAGGCCGGCAAGATCCGCCACATCGGCCTGTCCAATGAAACGCCATGGGGCACCATGAAATTTCTGGCCCTGGCCGAAGCCCGTGGCTGGCCGCGTGCGGTGTCGATCCAGAACCCCTACAACCTGCTCAACCGCAGCTTTGAAGTGGGCCTGGCGGAAGTCGCGATTCGCGAGCAATGCGGCCTGCTGGCGTACTCGCCCCTGGCGTTCGGCATGCTCAGCGGCAAATATGAGAATGGCGCCCGCCCAGCGAAAGCGCGACTGACGGAATACAGCCGCTTCAGCCGTTACTTCAACCCGCAGTCGGAGGCGGCATGCAGCCGTTACGTTGCACTGGCGCGGGAACATGGGCTGGACCCGGCGCAGATGGCGCTGGCGTTTGTGACACAGCAGCCGTTTGTGACCAGCAACATCATTGGCGCCACATCGCTGGAGCAGCTGGATAGCAACATTGCCAGTGCTGACCTGAAGCTGTCGAAAGAGGTGTTGGAGGGGATTGAGGCGATTCAGAAGGATCACCCGAACCCAGCGCCTTGA
- the rplM gene encoding 50S ribosomal protein L13: protein MTTFTAKPETVQRDWFVVDAAGQTLGRLATEVASRLRGKHKPEYTPHVDTGDYIVIINAEQVRVTGNKASDKMYYRHSGFPGGIKSSNFEGLIAKKPEAPIEIAVKGMLPKGPLGRDMFRKLKVYAGAVHPHAAQQPQELKF from the coding sequence ATGACAACTTTTACTGCAAAACCGGAAACAGTTCAGCGCGACTGGTTTGTCGTCGACGCCGCTGGTCAGACCCTGGGTCGTCTGGCCACTGAAGTCGCCAGCCGTCTGCGTGGCAAGCACAAGCCTGAGTACACCCCTCACGTTGACACCGGTGACTACATCGTGATCATCAACGCTGAGCAGGTTCGTGTAACCGGCAACAAAGCAAGCGACAAAATGTACTACCGTCACTCCGGTTTCCCAGGCGGTATCAAGTCTTCCAACTTCGAAGGCCTGATTGCCAAGAAGCCTGAAGCCCCGATCGAAATCGCGGTCAAAGGCATGCTGCCTAAGGGCCCACTGGGTCGCGATATGTTTCGCAAGCTGAAAGTCTATGCGGGCGCTGTACACCCTCATGCTGCTCAGCAGCCCCAAGAACTGAAGTTTTAA
- the rpsI gene encoding 30S ribosomal protein S9 produces MSATQNYGTGRRKTATARVFLRPGTGNISINNRSLDNFFGRETARMVVRQPLELTETVEKFDIYVTVIGGGVSGQAGAIRHGITRALMQYDETLRGALRKAGFVTRDAREVERKKVGLRKARKRPQYSKR; encoded by the coding sequence ATGTCGGCGACTCAAAATTACGGCACTGGCCGTCGCAAAACCGCAACCGCTCGCGTTTTCCTGCGTCCGGGTACTGGTAACATCTCGATCAACAACCGCTCCCTGGACAACTTCTTCGGCCGCGAAACTGCCCGCATGGTAGTTCGTCAGCCGCTGGAACTGACCGAGACCGTTGAAAAGTTCGACATCTACGTCACCGTTATCGGTGGCGGTGTAAGTGGTCAAGCTGGCGCAATCCGCCACGGTATCACTCGCGCTCTGATGCAGTACGACGAAACCCTGCGTGGCGCTCTGCGCAAAGCTGGCTTCGTGACTCGCGATGCTCGTGAAGTTGAACGTAAGAAAGTCGGTCTGCGTAAAGCGCGTAAGCGTCCGCAGTACTCGAAGCGTTAA
- the petA gene encoding ubiquinol-cytochrome c reductase iron-sulfur subunit gives MSNDGVNAGRRRFLVAATSVVGAAGAVGAAVPFVGSWFPSAKAKAAGAPVKVNISKIEPGQQMIAEWRGQPVFIVRRTEEILGNLKKIEGQLSDPKSEKSDQPAYAKNEVRSIKPEILLLVGLCTHLGCSPTFRPEVAPVDLGKDWVGGYFCPCHGSHYDLAGRVYKSQPAPLNLPVPPHTYETDDLIVIGLDKENA, from the coding sequence ATGAGCAATGACGGCGTGAATGCAGGCCGGCGTCGCTTCTTGGTAGCAGCCACATCCGTGGTGGGTGCTGCAGGAGCGGTGGGGGCTGCGGTCCCGTTCGTGGGGTCATGGTTTCCCAGTGCCAAGGCGAAAGCCGCAGGTGCACCGGTGAAGGTGAATATCAGCAAGATCGAGCCAGGCCAGCAGATGATTGCTGAGTGGCGCGGCCAGCCGGTTTTCATTGTTCGTCGTACCGAGGAAATCCTGGGGAATCTCAAAAAGATCGAAGGCCAGTTGTCTGACCCCAAATCCGAGAAGTCCGACCAACCCGCCTACGCCAAGAACGAAGTGCGTTCGATCAAGCCAGAGATCCTGCTGCTGGTCGGTCTCTGTACCCACCTGGGTTGCTCGCCGACCTTCCGCCCGGAAGTGGCCCCTGTCGATCTGGGCAAGGATTGGGTTGGCGGTTATTTCTGCCCCTGCCACGGCTCCCACTACGACCTCGCTGGCCGTGTCTACAAATCCCAGCCTGCTCCGCTGAACCTGCCCGTGCCACCGCATACCTACGAAACTGACGACCTCATTGTCATTGGCCTCGATAAGGAGAACGCGTGA
- a CDS encoding cytochrome b: MSKFMDWVDARFPATKMWEDHLSKYYAPKNFNFFYFFGSLALLVLVNQIVTGVWLTMSYTPSAEEAFASVEYIMRDVEYGSILRLLHSTGASAFFIVVYLHMFRGLLYGSYQKPRELVWVFGMLIYLALMAEAFMGYLLPWGQMSYWGAQVIISLFGAIPVIGNDLTQWIRGDYLISGITLNRFFALHVVALPIVILGLVVLHILALHEVGSNNPDGVDIKKHKDENGIPLDGIPFHPYYTVKDIVGVVVFLFVFCSIVFFFPEMGGYFLEKPNFEQANAFKTPEHIAPVWYFTPFYAILRAIPDKLMGVIAMGAAIAVLFVLPWLDRSPVKSMRYKGWLSKIWLWVFCIAFVILGVLGVLAPTPERTLLSQVCTFLYFAYFILMPFYTRLEKTKPVPERVTG; the protein is encoded by the coding sequence ATGAGCAAGTTCATGGATTGGGTGGATGCTCGCTTCCCCGCCACTAAAATGTGGGAAGACCATCTCAGCAAGTATTACGCGCCGAAAAACTTCAACTTCTTCTACTTCTTCGGCTCCCTGGCCCTGCTGGTGCTGGTCAACCAGATCGTCACCGGCGTCTGGCTGACGATGAGCTACACCCCGTCGGCGGAAGAGGCGTTCGCTTCCGTCGAGTACATCATGCGTGACGTCGAGTACGGCTCGATCCTGCGCCTGCTGCACTCCACCGGCGCCTCGGCGTTCTTTATCGTCGTCTACCTGCACATGTTCCGTGGCCTGCTCTACGGCTCGTACCAGAAGCCTCGCGAGCTGGTGTGGGTGTTCGGCATGCTGATCTACCTGGCGCTGATGGCCGAAGCCTTCATGGGCTACCTGCTGCCGTGGGGCCAGATGTCGTACTGGGGTGCCCAGGTGATCATCTCGCTGTTCGGTGCGATCCCGGTGATCGGCAACGACCTGACCCAATGGATCCGGGGTGACTATCTGATCTCCGGCATCACCCTGAACCGCTTCTTCGCCCTGCACGTGGTGGCCTTGCCGATCGTGATCCTGGGCCTGGTGGTGCTGCACATCCTGGCGTTGCACGAAGTCGGCTCCAACAACCCGGATGGAGTGGACATCAAGAAGCACAAGGACGAGAACGGCATCCCGCTGGATGGCATTCCGTTCCACCCTTACTACACCGTGAAAGACATTGTCGGCGTGGTGGTGTTCCTGTTCGTGTTCTGCTCGATCGTGTTCTTTTTCCCGGAGATGGGCGGTTATTTCCTGGAGAAGCCCAACTTCGAACAGGCCAACGCCTTCAAGACGCCTGAGCATATTGCCCCGGTCTGGTACTTCACGCCGTTCTACGCGATCTTGCGCGCGATCCCCGACAAACTCATGGGCGTGATCGCCATGGGCGCGGCCATTGCTGTGCTGTTCGTGTTGCCCTGGCTCGACCGAAGCCCGGTCAAGTCCATGCGCTACAAGGGCTGGCTGAGCAAGATCTGGCTGTGGGTGTTCTGCATTGCGTTCGTGATCCTGGGTGTACTGGGCGTATTGGCGCCGACCCCTGAGCGTACGTTGCTGTCGCAGGTCTGCACCTTCCTGTACTTCGCCTACTTCATTCTGATGCCGTTCTACACCCGGCTCGAGAAGACCAAACCGGTTCCGGAAAGGGTGACTGGCTGA
- a CDS encoding cytochrome c1, with protein MKKLFVALMLAALPLLSLAAEHGGPALEKVDIDVSDKAAMQDGARTFANYCMGCHSAKFQRYERVADDLGIPHEMMLEKLVFTGAKIGDHMTIGMKPADAKTWFGAAPPDLTLVARVRGTDWLYGYLKSFYEDPARPYGVNNRVFPNVGMPNVLVGLQGKQVVGCKQIQVVEDGKKQYDPLTGTPLTHEACDQLKIETPGSLTDEQFDEKVKNLVTFLAYSANPVKLQHQRIGTYVLLYLAFFFVFAYLLKREYWKDVH; from the coding sequence ATGAAAAAGTTATTTGTTGCTTTGATGCTTGCGGCCCTGCCGCTCCTGTCATTGGCCGCCGAGCACGGTGGCCCGGCGCTGGAAAAAGTCGATATCGACGTGTCTGACAAGGCAGCCATGCAAGACGGCGCGCGTACGTTCGCCAACTACTGCATGGGTTGCCACAGCGCCAAGTTCCAGCGCTACGAGCGGGTGGCCGATGACCTCGGTATCCCCCATGAAATGATGCTGGAGAAGCTGGTATTCACCGGTGCCAAGATTGGCGACCACATGACCATCGGAATGAAGCCCGCCGACGCCAAGACCTGGTTCGGCGCGGCACCGCCCGACCTGACCCTGGTGGCACGTGTACGCGGCACCGATTGGCTCTACGGCTACCTGAAATCCTTCTACGAAGACCCGGCGCGCCCTTATGGCGTGAACAACCGTGTGTTCCCGAACGTCGGCATGCCTAACGTTCTGGTCGGCCTGCAAGGCAAGCAAGTGGTAGGATGCAAGCAGATTCAGGTCGTTGAAGACGGCAAGAAGCAATACGATCCGTTGACCGGCACACCTTTGACTCATGAAGCGTGCGATCAACTGAAGATAGAAACCCCAGGTTCGTTGACAGACGAGCAGTTCGACGAGAAGGTCAAGAACCTCGTGACCTTCCTGGCCTACTCGGCCAACCCGGTCAAACTGCAGCATCAGCGCATCGGTACCTATGTGTTGCTGTACCTGGCGTTCTTCTTCGTATTCGCCTATCTGCTCAAACGCGAATACTGGAAGGATGTGCATTGA
- a CDS encoding glutathione S-transferase N-terminal domain-containing protein, whose product MGVTNRLACYSDPADHYSHRVRIVLAEKGVSAEIISVEAGRHPPKLIEVNPYGSLPTLVDRDLALWESTVVMEYLDERYPHPPLLPVYPVARANSRLLIHRIQRDWCGLVDVILDTRSKEAARVQARKELRESLTGVSPLFADKPFFLSEEQSLVDCCLLPILWRLPILGIELPRPAKPLLDYMERQFAREAFQASLSGVERDMR is encoded by the coding sequence ATGGGCGTGACCAACCGGTTGGCCTGTTACTCCGACCCCGCCGACCACTATTCCCACCGAGTACGTATCGTGCTCGCAGAGAAGGGTGTCAGCGCCGAGATCATCAGTGTGGAAGCAGGTCGTCATCCACCCAAACTGATCGAAGTGAACCCCTACGGCAGCTTGCCCACCCTGGTCGATCGTGACCTGGCGTTGTGGGAGTCGACCGTCGTGATGGAATACCTGGATGAGCGTTACCCGCATCCACCCTTGCTGCCGGTGTACCCGGTGGCGCGTGCCAACAGCCGCCTGCTGATCCATCGGATCCAGCGTGACTGGTGCGGGCTGGTGGATGTGATCCTGGATACCCGCAGCAAAGAAGCGGCACGTGTACAGGCGCGTAAGGAATTGCGCGAGAGCCTGACCGGCGTTTCGCCGCTGTTCGCCGATAAGCCTTTTTTCCTCAGTGAGGAACAAAGTTTGGTGGATTGCTGCCTATTACCGATACTCTGGCGTTTGCCGATTCTCGGTATTGAACTGCCGCGGCCGGCCAAGCCGCTGCTTGATTACATGGAGCGCCAGTTTGCGCGTGAGGCTTTCCAGGCGAGTCTGTCTGGTGTCGAACGCGATATGCGCTAA
- a CDS encoding ClpXP protease specificity-enhancing factor: protein MNSSRPYLVRALYEWIVDNDCTPHMLVNSEFPAVQVPQGFASDGQIVLNVSPSAVRHLHMDNEAVSFEGRFGGVPHTLYVPIGAILGIYARENGQGMVFDLESPFEEDESIESEEGDDQPPPDSEPPRPSGRPSLKVVK, encoded by the coding sequence ATGAACTCCAGTCGACCCTACCTGGTCCGCGCGCTCTATGAGTGGATTGTGGACAACGATTGCACCCCGCACATGCTGGTCAATTCCGAATTTCCTGCGGTTCAGGTACCGCAGGGTTTTGCCAGCGACGGGCAGATTGTGCTGAACGTATCACCCAGTGCCGTGCGCCACCTGCACATGGACAATGAAGCGGTCAGCTTCGAAGGGCGTTTCGGCGGTGTGCCGCATACGCTGTACGTGCCGATTGGCGCCATCCTCGGCATCTATGCCCGGGAGAACGGCCAAGGCATGGTGTTCGATCTGGAGTCGCCTTTCGAGGAGGACGAATCGATCGAAAGCGAAGAGGGCGATGATCAGCCGCCACCGGACTCCGAGCCACCGCGTCCCAGCGGCCGGCCGAGCCTGAAAGTGGTGAAATAA
- a CDS encoding FadR/GntR family transcriptional regulator, whose translation MENANTAPRLPRKRRSLAQELVTVLSEQIRDGQLKRGDKLPTESAIMDAHGVSRTVVREAISRLQAAGQVETRHGIGTFVLDTPSPSGFRIDPATVVTLRDVLAILELRISLEVESAGLAALRRSDEQLAAMRAALDALNESAAHAGDAVASDFAFHLEIALSTGNRYFTDIMTHLGTSIIPRTRLNSARLAHDDQQHYMSRLSREHEEIYEAIARQDSDAARAAMRLHLTNSRERLRHAHEEAEAQRN comes from the coding sequence ATGGAAAACGCCAACACCGCCCCTCGTCTTCCCCGCAAGCGCCGCAGCCTTGCCCAGGAATTGGTCACGGTGTTGTCCGAGCAGATCCGCGACGGCCAGCTCAAGCGCGGCGACAAGCTGCCCACCGAGTCGGCGATCATGGACGCCCATGGCGTCAGCCGCACGGTGGTGCGTGAAGCCATCTCACGCTTGCAGGCGGCAGGGCAGGTGGAAACCCGTCATGGTATCGGCACCTTTGTGCTGGACACGCCGAGCCCGAGCGGCTTTCGCATCGACCCGGCTACCGTGGTGACCCTGCGTGACGTGCTGGCGATTCTGGAATTGCGGATCAGTCTGGAAGTGGAATCCGCCGGCCTGGCCGCCTTGCGCCGCAGCGATGAACAACTGGCCGCCATGCGTGCGGCGTTAGACGCCCTGAATGAAAGCGCGGCCCACGCCGGCGATGCGGTGGCTTCTGACTTTGCCTTCCACCTGGAAATCGCGCTGTCCACTGGCAACCGCTACTTCACCGACATCATGACCCACCTGGGCACCAGCATCATTCCGCGCACCCGCCTGAATTCGGCGCGCCTGGCTCATGATGACCAGCAGCACTACATGAGCCGTCTGAGCCGTGAACACGAAGAAATCTACGAAGCGATTGCCCGCCAGGATTCGGATGCGGCGCGGGCGGCGATGCGCTTGCACCTGACCAATAGCCGGGAGCGGCTGCGCCATGCCCATGAAGAGGCGGAGGCGCAGCGCAACTAG
- a CDS encoding phospholipase encodes MSDLDLAVSEKKPTVLRFEGGEHTAIGDDTLLRFAKDAPAIPARQVELHLPNGLALTYGQVIALGGDFYGIPGQPISDGASPVERVQRFTAAFNTLATLPASREEAHKILAVMQKEINAVKQAIKDGKQAHEAYDALGDTLSEEWNRITGGGSAVSALIPLGRYLKLAADNADHFGEWALSAYLAGHTAALQQAVVAHQTGTDQALELAYAMNSFADHFLTDLFSAGHLRVPRKQLAAVVTPGELGSLISRFMHDEDSKFGLKVRNAMGDQWHAYGDKRYFDAIDADNRLQVKRAVQASADEIFDTFISGVVPSPANFKAPLYVPDLNAAQNPANNFSPLFKMEGDKVLRRKDVNDLNDKHWTNDWWGWSTYLLLKDYKPNTPTN; translated from the coding sequence ATGTCAGATCTTGATCTCGCAGTATCCGAAAAAAAACCAACTGTCCTGCGTTTCGAAGGGGGTGAACACACCGCCATCGGCGACGACACGCTACTGCGCTTCGCCAAGGACGCCCCGGCGATTCCCGCCCGCCAAGTCGAGCTGCACCTGCCCAACGGGCTGGCGCTGACCTATGGCCAGGTCATTGCCTTGGGCGGCGACTTCTATGGCATCCCCGGCCAGCCCATCAGCGATGGCGCCTCCCCGGTCGAACGCGTGCAACGCTTTACCGCTGCTTTCAACACGCTCGCCACGCTACCCGCCTCGCGGGAAGAAGCGCACAAGATCCTCGCGGTGATGCAAAAGGAGATCAATGCAGTCAAGCAAGCGATCAAGGATGGCAAGCAGGCCCATGAAGCCTATGACGCCTTGGGTGATACGTTGTCTGAGGAATGGAACCGCATCACCGGCGGTGGCAGTGCGGTGTCAGCACTGATCCCACTGGGCCGCTACCTGAAACTGGCGGCGGACAACGCCGACCACTTCGGCGAGTGGGCGCTGTCCGCCTACCTGGCCGGGCATACAGCGGCACTGCAACAAGCGGTAGTCGCCCACCAGACCGGCACCGACCAGGCGCTGGAGCTGGCCTATGCCATGAACAGTTTCGCTGATCACTTTTTGACCGATCTGTTTTCCGCAGGCCACCTGCGGGTCCCGCGCAAACAACTGGCGGCGGTGGTGACGCCCGGAGAACTGGGCTCGCTGATCAGCCGTTTCATGCACGACGAAGACAGCAAATTCGGGCTCAAGGTGCGCAATGCCATGGGCGATCAATGGCACGCCTATGGCGACAAGCGCTACTTCGACGCTATCGATGCGGACAATCGACTGCAGGTCAAACGCGCGGTGCAAGCCTCGGCCGATGAGATCTTCGATACCTTTATCAGCGGTGTTGTGCCCTCCCCGGCCAACTTCAAGGCACCGTTGTATGTGCCGGACCTGAATGCGGCCCAGAACCCGGCGAATAACTTCTCGCCGCTGTTCAAAATGGAGGGAGACAAGGTGCTGCGCCGCAAGGATGTGAATGACCTGAACGACAAGCACTGGACCAACGATTGGTGGGGGTGGAGTACATATTTGCTGCTTAAGGACTACAAGCCAAACACCCCGACAAACTGA
- the kdgD gene encoding 5-dehydro-4-deoxyglucarate dehydratase, with amino-acid sequence MNPQELKSILSHGLLSFPVTDFNAQGDFHQAGYIKRLEWLAPYGATALFAAGGTGEFFSLAASEYSQVVKTAVDTCATSVPILAGVGGSTRQAIEYAQEAERLGAKGLLLLPHYLTEASQDGVAAHVEAVCKSVKIGVVVYNRNVCRLTAPLLERLAERCPNLIGYKDGLGDIELMVSIRRRLGDRFSYLGGLPTAEVYAAAYKALGVPVYSSAVFNFIPKTAMDFYHAIAKDDHATVSKIIDDFFLPYLDIRNRKAGYAVSIVKAGAKIAGYDAGPVRTPLTDLLPEEYEALAALIDKQGAQ; translated from the coding sequence ATGAATCCACAAGAACTGAAGTCCATCCTCTCCCACGGTCTGCTGTCTTTCCCGGTGACCGATTTCAATGCCCAGGGTGACTTCCACCAGGCGGGCTACATCAAGCGCCTGGAATGGCTCGCCCCTTACGGCGCCACTGCCTTGTTCGCTGCTGGCGGCACCGGTGAGTTTTTCTCCCTCGCAGCCAGCGAATATTCCCAGGTGGTGAAAACCGCTGTTGATACCTGCGCCACCAGCGTGCCGATCCTCGCCGGTGTCGGCGGTTCGACCCGTCAGGCCATCGAGTACGCCCAGGAAGCCGAACGCCTCGGCGCCAAGGGCCTGCTGCTGCTGCCGCACTACCTCACCGAAGCCAGCCAGGACGGCGTTGCTGCCCACGTTGAAGCGGTGTGCAAGTCGGTCAAGATCGGTGTGGTGGTCTATAACCGCAACGTCTGCCGCCTGACTGCGCCGCTGCTGGAACGCCTGGCCGAGCGCTGCCCGAACCTGATCGGTTACAAGGATGGCCTGGGTGACATCGAGTTGATGGTGTCGATCCGCCGTCGCCTGGGTGACCGTTTCAGCTACCTCGGCGGCCTGCCGACGGCAGAGGTTTACGCCGCTGCCTACAAGGCCCTGGGCGTGCCGGTGTACTCCTCGGCGGTGTTCAACTTCATCCCCAAGACCGCGATGGACTTCTACCACGCGATTGCCAAGGACGATCACGCCACTGTTTCCAAGATCATCGACGACTTCTTCCTGCCGTACCTGGACATCCGTAACCGCAAGGCCGGTTACGCGGTGAGCATCGTCAAGGCCGGTGCAAAAATCGCCGGCTACGACGCAGGCCCGGTGCGCACGCCGCTGACCGACCTGCTGCCGGAAGAATACGAAGCCCTGGCCGCGCTGATCGACAAGCAAGGCGCGCAATAA